One genomic region from Solanum stenotomum isolate F172 unplaced genomic scaffold, ASM1918654v1 scaffold25909, whole genome shotgun sequence encodes:
- the LOC125851443 gene encoding zinc finger A20 and AN1 domain-containing stress-associated protein 8-like → MEHDETGCQPHPEGPILCINNCGFFGSAANMNMCSKCYKDVILKQEQAKLAATSIENFVNGSTSQKGPVIVGSVDVQPALLESKSVVFSSPPSSSSGEAAELMAKEGPSRCSTCKKKVGLTGFKCRCGNFYCGSHRYSDKHDCQFDYRSAARNAIAKANPVVKAEKLDKI, encoded by the coding sequence ATGGAGCATGATGAGACAGGATGTCAACCCCATCCAGAAGGTCCTATTTTGTGCATTAACAATTGTGGTTTCTTTGGAAGTGCTGCGAACATGAATATGTGCTCCAAGTGTTACAAGGACGTGATTCTGAAACAAGAACAAGCAAAGCTTGCAGCGACGTCAATTGAAAACTTTGTAAATGGGTCCACAAGTCAGAAGGGGCCTGTCATTGTTGGCTCTGTGGATGTCCAACCTGCCCTGCTAGAATCAAAATCTGTGGTTTTTTCATCACCTCCATCTTCAAGTTCTGGTGAGGCTGCTGAATTGATGGCCAAGGAGGGTCCTAGCCGATGCAGCACTTGCAAGAAAAAGGTTGGTTTGACTGGATTCAAATGCCGCTGTGGTAACTTTTATTGTGGATCACACCGCTACTCAGATAAACATGACTGTCAATTTGACTACCGCTCTGCTGCACGCAATGCTATAGCAAAGGCCAATCCTGTTGTGAAGGCAGAAAAACTTGACAAGATCTAG
- the LOC125851445 gene encoding uncharacterized protein LOC125851445, translated as MTFKNKDELVTSLHIACLKKDFRLAKVINSRSVYCFKCAYPECKWWLRAVKFKSSDRFCIKIYKKYHTCGSEHITSHNPHATAKVLGKYFKNSFPNGKGPSTRDMTNKLRTELGCKVSYWKIYKGREIAKSLVRGTHEHGYGVLDAYRYMLESANPGSKTALQVDENGKFKYFFVAYAAWIQGFQQLRKVIAVDGTFLKSKYEGVLLSAVAQDAENHIFPVAFCVVDKECDASYQYFFEQMRSYVDDTDELCIISDRHSSIRKMVSIVYPSAHYGCYMRHLGENIRNNFHNAKVVSHFYNAAKAYNKVEFYDHFNQIRDMVLKAAEHLESVGFHRWSRAFCPENRYNIMTSNIAESVNAMFEVEREFPIVVLFDEINMRFAKLFHERRMELVNSPNIFVPSMEKQISKNINLGNKLLAHQIANYKFSINGHGDVATVNLQRRMCTCRVFDLDKIPCPHAMAALRSQYGEHFGNQIYEYSSSYYSVEKYIIAYCKEINPVPPEGSWIVPLEILEREIPPSYVDPSKPGRRRTKRRRGVGESFPTRKNKCSICKNIGHKRTTCPVRNAT; from the exons ATGACATTCAAGAACAAAGACGAACTAGTCACTTCATTGCATATTGCTTGCTTGAAAAAAGATTTCAGACTTGCAAAGGTGATTAATTCGCGTAGTGTGTATTGTTTTAAATGCGCATATCCAGAGTGCAAGTGGTGGTTGAGGGCTGTGAAATTCAAAAGTTCTGAcagattttgtattaaaatttataaaaagtaTCACACATGTGGTTCAGAGCATATTACGAGTCATAATCCACATGCCACAGCAAAAGTCCTTGGTAAATACTTCAAAAATAGTTTTCCTAATGGTAAAGGTCCATCTACAAGAGATATGACCAATAAACTCCGTACAGAATTGGGTTGTAAGGTGAGTTATTGGAAGATATATAAGGGTAGGGAGATTGCAAAGTCTTTGGTTAGGGGAACACATGAGCACGGGTATGGAGTGCTTGATGCATACCGCTATATGCTTGAGTCCGCAAATCCAGGAAGTAAGACGGCATTGCAGGTTGATGAAAATGGAAAGTTCAAGTACTTTTTTGTAGCCTATGCGGCTTGGATTCAAGGTTTTCAACAATTGAGAAAAGTCATAGCCGTTGATGGGACATTCTTGAAGAGCAAGTATGAAGGAGTTTTACTATCGGCGGTGGCGCAAGATGCAGAGAATCATATTTTTCCAGTGGCTTTTTGTGTAGTGGATAAAGAATGTGATGCctcatatcaatatttttttgaacaaaTGAGAAGTTATGTAGATGATACCGATGAGCTGTGCATAATTTCTGATAGGCATTCAAGTATTCGAAAGATGGTTTCAATTGTGTATCCATCAGCTCATTATGGTTGTTACATGAGGCACCTTGGAGAAAATATTCGAAACAATTTTCACAATGCAAAGGTCGTATCTCATTTTTATAATGCAGCGAAAGCGTACAATAAAGTTGAGTTCTATGACCATTTCAATCAGATAAGGGATATGGTACTCAAGGCAGCCGAACATCTCGAATCAGTTGGATTTCATAGATGGAGCAGGGCATTTTGCCCGGAAAATAg gtATAATATTATGACCTCAAATATTGCTGAATCCGTGAATGCAAtgtttgaagttgaaagagaaTTTCCTATCGTCGTTTTATTTGACGAAATAAATATGAGATTTGCAAAATTATTTCACGAAAGGCGTATGGAGTTGGTCAACTCACCAAACATATTTGTTCCTTCAATGGAAAAACAAATATCAAAGAATATCAATTTGGGAAATAAGTTATTGGCCCATCAAATAGCCAATTACAAGTTTAGTATCAACGGTCATGGTGATGTTGCCACGGTCAATCTTCAAAGAAGAATGTGCACATGTAGAGTTTTTGACTTGGACAAAATACCTTGTCCACATGCTATGGCAGCGCTTCGATCCCAATATGGTGAACATTTTGGAAATCAGATCTATGAGTACTCGTCTTCATATTATTCGgtagaaaaatacataattgcATATTGTAAGGAAATTAATCCGGTGCCTCCTGAAGGTTCTTGGATTGTTCCTTTGGAGATATTGGAGAGAGAAATACCTCCTTCATATGTTGACCCAAGCAAACCAGGAAGAAGGCGAACGAAGAGGAGGCGTGGAGTCGGGGAATCATTtccaacaagaaaaaataagtgttcaatatgtaaaaatattggACACAAGAGAACAACATGCCCGGTTCGAAATGCTacataa
- the LOC125851441 gene encoding uncharacterized protein LOC125851441 isoform X2 has protein sequence MVRAYSQEHIYRHPWERVTSASWRKFADPMNKRALSHILEVDTLDHKLDANLGKLYTTRVITIHAPGPWFVRKIIGQDICHCIESTVVDAQSRSMQLSTRNISLQNFIEVEEKIRYDPHPDNPNSWTVCKQETSIKIKPLSALASMAEKIEQRCVEKFQSNSAKGREVMERMCKFLEAEANGISA, from the coding sequence ATGGTCAGAGCATATTCACAAGAGCATATTTATAGGCACCCATGGGAACGAGTTACTTCTGCATCCTGGCGCAAGTTCGCTGATCCTATGAACAAACGTGCCCTATCTCACATCCTTGAGGTTGATACATTAGATCACAAGCTTGACGCCAACTTAGGGAAGCTTTACACAACTCGTGTCATCACTATACATGCACCTGGGCCTTGGTTTGTTCGCAAAATCATTGGTCAAGATATATGTCACTGTATTGAATCAACGGTTGTTGATGCACAAAGTCGGTCAATGCAACTTTCTACTCGTAACATCAGTCTCCAAAATTTTATTGAGGTAGAGGAGAAAATTAGATATGATCCTCATCCTGATAATCCAAATTCATGGACAGTCTGCAAGCAGGAAACTAGTATTAAGATTAAGCCTTTATCAGCACTGGCTTCTATGGCAGAGAAAATAGAGCAGAGATGTGTAGAGAAGTTCCAATCGAACAGCGCAAAGGGTAGAGAGGTTATGGAGCGGATGTGCAAGTTCCTTGAAGCTGAAGCCAATGGCATTTCAGCATGA
- the LOC125851441 gene encoding uncharacterized protein LOC125851441 isoform X1 has product MRDPFEVSKTKRYKMVRAYSQEHIYRHPWERVTSASWRKFADPMNKRALSHILEVDTLDHKLDANLGKLYTTRVITIHAPGPWFVRKIIGQDICHCIESTVVDAQSRSMQLSTRNISLQNFIEVEEKIRYDPHPDNPNSWTVCKQETSIKIKPLSALASMAEKIEQRCVEKFQSNSAKGREVMERMCKFLEAEANGISA; this is encoded by the exons ATGAGAGACCCTTTTGAG GTTTCAAAGACCAAGAGATACAAGATGGTCAGAGCATATTCACAAGAGCATATTTATAGGCACCCATGGGAACGAGTTACTTCTGCATCCTGGCGCAAGTTCGCTGATCCTATGAACAAACGTGCCCTATCTCACATCCTTGAGGTTGATACATTAGATCACAAGCTTGACGCCAACTTAGGGAAGCTTTACACAACTCGTGTCATCACTATACATGCACCTGGGCCTTGGTTTGTTCGCAAAATCATTGGTCAAGATATATGTCACTGTATTGAATCAACGGTTGTTGATGCACAAAGTCGGTCAATGCAACTTTCTACTCGTAACATCAGTCTCCAAAATTTTATTGAGGTAGAGGAGAAAATTAGATATGATCCTCATCCTGATAATCCAAATTCATGGACAGTCTGCAAGCAGGAAACTAGTATTAAGATTAAGCCTTTATCAGCACTGGCTTCTATGGCAGAGAAAATAGAGCAGAGATGTGTAGAGAAGTTCCAATCGAACAGCGCAAAGGGTAGAGAGGTTATGGAGCGGATGTGCAAGTTCCTTGAAGCTGAAGCCAATGGCATTTCAGCATGA